A stretch of Rhizobium sp. TH2 DNA encodes these proteins:
- a CDS encoding DUF3995 domain-containing protein: MTLIAALTFLILAVIAALHFVWAMGLTFPAADAAELSRMVTGFKRRDLMPGKPATLLVSAAVLLAGFWALMLAEWAWLPVPNWFVALGGMVLTAVFLARGLAGYTDRWRQLTPEQPFARLDRKYYSPLCLVLGLFFIILTLGYML, encoded by the coding sequence ATGACCTTGATCGCGGCCCTCACCTTCCTGATCCTTGCCGTGATCGCAGCGTTGCACTTTGTCTGGGCGATGGGTTTGACCTTCCCTGCGGCGGATGCGGCGGAATTGTCGCGGATGGTGACTGGCTTCAAGCGCCGTGACCTGATGCCGGGAAAGCCTGCAACACTGTTGGTTTCCGCCGCCGTCCTGCTCGCCGGATTCTGGGCGCTGATGCTCGCCGAATGGGCATGGCTGCCGGTGCCGAACTGGTTCGTCGCGCTCGGCGGCATGGTGCTGACAGCCGTCTTCCTCGCACGCGGGCTGGCCGGTTACACAGACCGCTGGCGGCAATTGACGCCCGAACAGCCATTCGCGCGGCTCGACCGCAAATACTATTCGCCGCTCTGTCTCGTGCTCGGCCTGTTCTTCATCATCTTGACCCTGGGATACATGCTATGA
- the ureG gene encoding urease accessory protein UreG: MTSRNGPLRIGIGGPVGSGKTALTEKLCKAMRENFSVAVVTNDIYTKEDAEALVRMQALTSDRIVGVETGGCPHTAIREDASINLAAIADLNRKFPDLEVVFIESGGDNLAATFSPDLADLTIYVISVCQGEEIPRKGGPGITRSDLLVINKKDLAPHVGADLDVMERDATRMRSGKPFLFSDMKRGDGVGEIVDYLKSYGGLAA, translated from the coding sequence ATGACTTCGCGTAACGGACCTCTACGCATCGGAATTGGCGGGCCGGTCGGCTCGGGCAAGACCGCACTGACGGAAAAGCTCTGCAAGGCCATGCGAGAGAATTTTTCCGTGGCCGTCGTGACCAACGACATCTACACCAAGGAAGACGCCGAGGCGCTGGTGCGCATGCAGGCGCTGACCTCGGACCGCATCGTCGGCGTGGAAACCGGCGGCTGCCCGCACACCGCCATTCGTGAAGACGCTTCGATCAACCTCGCGGCCATCGCCGATCTCAACCGGAAATTCCCCGATCTCGAGGTGGTGTTCATCGAATCGGGCGGCGATAATCTCGCAGCCACCTTCTCGCCGGATCTCGCGGACCTGACAATTTATGTCATCTCGGTCTGCCAGGGCGAGGAAATCCCGCGCAAGGGCGGGCCGGGCATCACGCGCTCGGACCTGCTTGTTATCAACAAGAAGGATCTGGCACCGCATGTGGGTGCCGATCTCGACGTGATGGAGCGGGATGCGACGCGGATGCGTTCGGGAAAACCATTCCTGTTCTCCGATATGAAGCGCGGAGATGGTGTCGGTGAAATCGTCGATTATCTGAAAAGCTACGGCGGACTCGCTGCTTAA
- a CDS encoding glycosyltransferase family 2 protein encodes MGDRGRVDYNSAREGPSRDLRLEGKITSSQSFIQEEKTDEERFLLKLGFSKPFIAAMKARASRNSTTIETELLASSQVREDAYYGALAKVLGLRFVQEIDARSVVDSPGLDSQLLKPSILRLNPPMGSPLTLVVPEARDLATWVSRVKSSETLRSVLAITTPSVLRHAAWRAGATRRVDTAADQLFDASPELSARSVLTGGQGFLAGFMLMAYLCCLVLFPMATLHVSHVALSSAFCILIVLRALAIKRAPKPKPLAPLAEDSNLPVYTVLAALYREKEVVPQLVTSLLRLDWPSSRLDIKLICEAGDRETIDALEAMNLPSHFEIVEVPDRMPRTKPKALNYGLAGARGEFVVIFDAEDRPHPDQLREAYRHFKDASPDLACLQAPLIISNAGESWLSALFALEYSGLFRRLLPFLGAHHQPMPLGGTSNHFRTDVLRAVGAWDPYNVTEDADLGMRLYRLGYHAEMLTRYTVEDAPTDRAAWLGQRTRWFKGWMQTWLVLMRTPVKLSGELGFRGTIMFHVLVTGMLVSALGHPLILFFIAVTMWSLVFAPHATSFDVSMLCLDWFNVIAAYTIFMRLGWEAMGWNERKRIGIKWRYVPAYWMLMSFAAWKAVIELRRNPFFWNKTSHKPSARLQESGG; translated from the coding sequence ATGGGCGACCGGGGGCGTGTCGACTACAATTCAGCGCGTGAAGGACCTTCCCGGGATCTCCGGCTTGAGGGCAAGATCACCTCTTCCCAAAGCTTTATACAAGAAGAGAAAACCGATGAAGAGCGTTTTCTCCTGAAGCTCGGCTTTTCCAAGCCCTTCATCGCGGCGATGAAGGCAAGAGCCTCTCGGAACAGCACCACAATTGAAACTGAACTGCTTGCCAGCAGCCAGGTTCGGGAGGACGCCTATTACGGCGCGCTCGCCAAGGTGCTCGGCTTGCGTTTCGTCCAGGAGATCGATGCGCGATCGGTGGTCGATAGCCCGGGCCTCGACAGCCAACTCCTCAAGCCCTCCATTCTTCGCTTGAACCCGCCAATGGGCAGCCCGTTGACGCTTGTCGTCCCCGAAGCGCGAGATCTTGCGACCTGGGTCAGCCGGGTAAAGTCTTCGGAGACGTTGCGCTCCGTACTCGCCATCACAACGCCGTCCGTGCTTCGGCATGCTGCATGGCGGGCAGGTGCCACCCGCCGGGTCGATACCGCGGCGGATCAGTTGTTTGATGCCAGCCCTGAACTTAGTGCACGCTCGGTGCTGACAGGCGGGCAGGGTTTCCTCGCCGGCTTCATGCTGATGGCATATCTCTGCTGTCTCGTCCTGTTCCCCATGGCAACACTGCATGTTTCGCACGTCGCGCTGTCATCGGCGTTCTGCATCCTGATCGTGTTGCGGGCGCTCGCGATCAAGCGTGCGCCCAAGCCAAAACCGCTCGCACCGCTGGCCGAGGACTCGAACCTGCCAGTCTACACCGTGCTTGCGGCCCTCTACCGGGAAAAAGAGGTCGTGCCGCAACTCGTCACTTCGTTGCTGCGCCTCGACTGGCCGTCGTCGAGACTGGATATCAAGCTGATCTGCGAGGCCGGCGACCGCGAAACGATAGACGCGTTGGAAGCGATGAACCTGCCATCGCATTTCGAGATCGTCGAAGTGCCGGATCGCATGCCACGGACCAAGCCGAAGGCGCTCAACTACGGACTTGCCGGCGCGAGAGGGGAGTTCGTCGTGATCTTTGACGCGGAGGATCGCCCACATCCCGATCAGCTACGAGAAGCATACCGTCACTTCAAGGATGCCTCGCCCGATCTCGCCTGCCTGCAGGCGCCGCTGATCATTTCCAATGCCGGCGAGAGTTGGCTGTCCGCTCTGTTCGCGCTGGAATATTCCGGTCTCTTCCGCCGGCTTTTGCCGTTCCTCGGTGCTCACCACCAGCCGATGCCGCTCGGCGGCACCTCAAACCATTTCCGAACCGATGTGCTTAGGGCGGTCGGCGCCTGGGATCCGTACAACGTGACGGAAGACGCTGATCTCGGCATGCGCCTCTATCGCCTCGGCTATCACGCCGAGATGTTGACGCGCTACACCGTGGAGGACGCCCCGACCGACCGCGCCGCCTGGCTTGGCCAGAGGACCCGCTGGTTTAAAGGTTGGATGCAAACCTGGCTGGTTCTTATGCGCACGCCAGTGAAGTTGAGCGGTGAACTCGGCTTTCGCGGAACCATCATGTTTCACGTCCTGGTTACCGGCATGCTGGTTTCAGCGCTTGGCCACCCACTGATCCTGTTCTTCATCGCCGTGACGATGTGGAGCCTCGTCTTTGCACCGCATGCAACATCCTTTGACGTCAGCATGTTGTGCCTTGATTGGTTCAACGTGATCGCGGCCTATACGATCTTCATGCGGCTGGGCTGGGAAGCCATGGGCTGGAACGAACGCAAGCGCATCGGCATCAAATGGCGTTACGTGCCCGCCTACTGGATGTTGATGTCCTTTGCCGCCTGGAAAGCGGTGATCGAACTGCGGCGTAATCCATTCTTCTGGAACAAGACATCGCATAAGCCGAGTGCACGGTTGCAAGAATCCGGTGGTTGA
- a CDS encoding urease accessory protein UreF, whose protein sequence is MDRTITTIMTIDHDTQSLLRLMTWLSPAFPVGAFAYSGGLEAAARQGIITDAGELQQWLETLLRNGSIWNDAVLLSEAWQAYEDQPRLAAAAELATALAGSAERHLEITAQGGAFLEAAGAWPHPVLAMLDHMTPYCIAVGAVAAANVVPLERTIAAYLHALASQFVSSGIRLSVLGQRQGVAMLAALEPIILDVAACASHSTLDDLGSAAMMADLMAIKHETIHTRLFRS, encoded by the coding sequence ATGGATCGCACGATCACCACGATCATGACCATTGACCACGACACCCAGTCGCTGCTGCGGTTGATGACCTGGCTATCGCCAGCATTCCCGGTGGGTGCGTTTGCCTATTCGGGCGGCCTGGAAGCGGCCGCGCGTCAGGGGATAATCACTGACGCCGGCGAGCTCCAGCAATGGCTCGAAACTTTGCTCCGGAATGGATCGATCTGGAATGATGCCGTGCTTCTGTCGGAAGCGTGGCAGGCGTACGAAGACCAGCCACGTCTTGCCGCGGCAGCCGAACTGGCGACCGCACTTGCAGGTTCGGCCGAGAGGCATCTCGAAATCACCGCCCAGGGCGGAGCGTTCCTCGAAGCAGCTGGTGCCTGGCCGCACCCGGTGCTCGCCATGCTGGATCATATGACGCCCTATTGCATTGCTGTCGGCGCCGTGGCCGCCGCAAACGTCGTGCCTTTAGAACGCACGATCGCGGCCTATCTCCACGCGCTGGCTTCGCAATTCGTTTCATCAGGCATCCGCCTGAGCGTCCTCGGCCAGAGGCAAGGCGTGGCCATGCTAGCAGCACTGGAGCCGATCATTCTCGACGTGGCGGCATGCGCAAGCCACTCGACGCTGGACGACCTCGGAAGTGCCGCCATGATGGCGGACCTGATGGCCATCAAACATGAGACCATCCACACAAGGCTGTTCCGCTCATGA
- a CDS encoding transporter substrate-binding domain-containing protein, translated as MKPAVVSRCFWVLALALGIFSQLPVTQLAKAQENDAISLPLMFDPRERLQKPDLASVPRIRFLTTVDFPPFNFIDQSGKLSGFHVDLAREICRELEVLERCQIEAVPYKDLRSALEKGDGEVIAAGVRITPELRRDLGLSRVFMQLPARFIIRSDAATGVKTPSALKPGETGIVAGTAHEAMLASYFPDLKPRTFPKREEMLAALKKGEIKAAFGDGLQLSFWQESPDANNCCDFLGDHYYSSIFFGDGLALVTSKDTPLITRAMDAALLALARNGRLNEIYLRYFPNGL; from the coding sequence ATGAAGCCAGCGGTTGTGTCACGTTGTTTTTGGGTTTTGGCTCTGGCTCTCGGTATTTTTTCGCAACTACCGGTCACGCAGCTCGCAAAAGCGCAAGAAAATGACGCGATTTCGCTGCCGCTGATGTTCGATCCGCGGGAAAGATTGCAGAAACCAGACCTCGCCTCCGTTCCGCGCATCCGGTTTCTCACGACGGTCGATTTTCCACCTTTCAACTTCATCGATCAATCCGGCAAGCTCTCGGGATTTCATGTCGATCTGGCGCGCGAAATTTGCCGCGAACTGGAGGTGCTGGAGCGCTGCCAGATCGAGGCCGTGCCCTACAAGGACCTGAGATCCGCGCTGGAGAAGGGCGACGGCGAAGTGATTGCGGCGGGCGTCCGCATCACGCCCGAACTGCGCCGCGATCTCGGACTCTCCCGGGTGTTCATGCAGCTTCCCGCGCGCTTCATCATTCGCTCGGATGCGGCTACCGGAGTGAAGACGCCATCCGCCCTGAAACCGGGCGAAACAGGCATCGTCGCGGGCACGGCGCATGAGGCAATGCTGGCATCCTATTTCCCCGATCTCAAACCAAGGACTTTCCCGAAGCGGGAGGAAATGCTGGCGGCACTCAAGAAGGGCGAGATCAAGGCTGCCTTCGGCGACGGCCTGCAACTCTCTTTCTGGCAGGAATCGCCGGATGCCAACAATTGCTGCGACTTCCTCGGCGATCATTATTACTCGTCGATCTTCTTCGGCGATGGATTGGCGCTGGTCACAAGCAAGGATACGCCTCTGATCACACGCGCGATGGACGCGGCGCTTCTCGCGCTTGCGCGCAACGGCCGGCTCAATGAGATCTATCTCCGCTATTTCCCCAACGGGCTGTAA
- the ureE gene encoding urease accessory protein UreE: MPYRSTRIEKPGHADKPPIDVVVLTHDERHLRRKLLHMAHDDVVMLDLKEPVVLEHGDLLALEGGGHVEVIAADEKLLEIKARNLVHQMELAWHLGNRHLATQIEEGRILIERDHVIQSMLAGLGAVVTEVVEPFHPVHGAYHSHASHGHGSHDHGSHDHHDHDH, from the coding sequence ATGCCCTACCGCTCGACACGCATCGAAAAACCCGGCCACGCTGACAAGCCGCCCATCGACGTCGTGGTCCTGACCCACGACGAGCGCCATCTGCGCCGCAAGCTGCTGCACATGGCCCATGACGATGTCGTGATGCTCGACCTCAAGGAGCCTGTGGTGCTCGAACATGGCGATCTGCTGGCATTGGAGGGCGGCGGCCATGTCGAAGTCATCGCCGCCGACGAGAAACTGTTAGAAATCAAGGCGCGCAATCTCGTCCACCAGATGGAACTCGCCTGGCATCTCGGCAACCGGCATCTCGCGACACAGATCGAGGAAGGCCGCATCCTGATCGAGCGCGATCACGTGATCCAGTCCATGCTCGCCGGCCTCGGCGCCGTCGTGACCGAAGTGGTCGAGCCATTTCACCCAGTGCATGGCGCCTATCACAGCCATGCGTCCCACGGACACGGGTCGCACGATCATGGATCGCACGATCACCACGATCATGACCATTGA